The following nucleotide sequence is from Saccharothrix texasensis.
GAGGCGGGTCGGGTGCGGGAGGCGGTCGGCGAGCTGGACGCGCTGGCCTCGCCGTTCGACCCGGACGACCCGCAGACGCCCGCGCCGGACGACTGGCGGCCGGGCTGGTACCGGGGTGTGGCCGCGTTGGTGGACAGCCGTGAGGACCCGGCGGCCGCCGGGCGGGCGCGGGCGGCGTTCGAGCGGGTGCGCGACGTGCTGCCGGGCGAGGCGGCGCCGAAGCTGGCGGTGGCGGTGTGCGCGGAGTCGTCGGGCGATGCGGACGCGGCGGCGGCCGGGTACGAGGTGGTGTGGCGCACCGACCACGCGTTCGTGTCGGCGGCGTTCGGACTGGCCCGGGTGCTGGTGGCGCGGGGCGACCGCGAGGCCGCGGTGGGTGTGCTGCACTCGGTGCCGGACACGTCGGTGCACCACGTGGCGGCGCAGGTCGCGGCGGTGCGGGCGCACCTCGGCGCGGCCCGGGAGTGCGCGCGGGGGCACGGGGCGGAGGCGTTGGCGGAGGTGATGGCGGCCGGTGCGAGGCTGTCGGGGTTGGAGTTGGACGTGGCGAGGCGGGCCGGGTTGACCGTGGAGTTGTTGGGTGTGGCGTTGGAGTCGTTGCGGGGGGCCGGCGCGGCGCCCGGCGGGAAGCTGCTGGACTGCGAGGTGAGCGAGTCGGGGCTGAGGTCGGGTCTGGAGCGCTGCTACCGGCAGTTGGCGCGGCTGGCCGACACCCCGGAGGAACGCATTGCTCTCGTCGACCGCGCGAACGCGGTCCGGCCCAGGACGTTGGTGTGATCATGGAATCCTGTCCCGGGTGTTCGTCGCCGGTGGCGGCGCAGGACCGCTTCTGCGAGGCGTGCGGGCGCAACCTGCGGGTGCAGCGGACATCGGTGGGTGGTCCGGGGTCGCAGTGGCCGCCGATGTGCGCGTGCGGCGGCGAGGAGTTCGACGCGGACGGGTTCTGCGAGCAGTGCGGCCGGGCGCGGCCCTCGGCGCGGGACCGGGTGGAGTTCGTGCTGCCCGGGGTGGCCGGGGTGAGCGACCGGGGCAAGCGGCGGCGGCGCAACGAGGACTCGATGGCGTTCGGCCGGGTGCGCGGGCGCGGGGTCGCGGTGGTGGTGTGCGACGGGGTGGCGTCCTCGGAGCGGGCCGAGCAGGCGTCGCAGACGGCCGTGGACACGGCGGCGGACGTGCTGTTGACCGGGTTGCAGGCGGGCATGGACGCCGAGTCGTCGACGACGGACTCGGTGGTGGCGGCCAACGAGGCGGTGGGCCGGTTGGCGCGGCCGGAGGCGGCGGAGGTGGCGCCGTCCTGCACGTTCGTGTCGGCGGTGGTGACCGACGACTCGGCGACGGTGGGCTGGGTCGGCGACAGCCGCGCCTACCTGGTGGCCGAGGCGGGCGCGGCGCGGTTGACCACGGACGACACGTGGGCGGCGCAGCTGGTCGCGGAGGGCGTGCTGACCGAGGAGGAGGCGTTGACCGACCGGCGGGCGCACGTGCTGTCGCGGTGGTTGGGCGCGGACTCCGGCGTCGAGGCGCCGCAGACGGTGACGTTCAAGGTGGAGACGCCGGGGCTGCTGGTGCTGTGCAGCGACGGCTTGTGGAACTACGTGCCGGAGCCGGAGGACCTGCTGGCGGTGCTGCCGCGCGGCGTGCCGCCGGTCGAGGTGGCGCGGGAGCTGGTGGACGTCGCGCTGAAGGCGGGCGGGCACGACAACATCACGGTGGTCGTCGTCCAGTTGCGGGGTGGGCATGGCGCTTGATTTCGCGGTCGAGGTGTTCCAGAACGAGTACCTGCCCGAGGGCGCGGCGGACGTCGACGCGATCGTCACGGTGACCGCGACGGGCCCGCCGGCGGAGGTGGTGTCCACCGACGCGGCCGAGGTGGTCATCGTGGACACGTCGGCGTCGATGGCCTACCCGCCGTCGAAGCTGGCCGCGGCGAAGCAGGCCGCGGTGGCGGCGGTCGACGTGTTGCGCGACGGGGTGTCGTTCGCGGTGGTGGCGGGCACGGACACGGCGCGCGTGGTCTACCCCCGGGCGCGGAAGCTGGCGGTGTCGGACCCGCGGTCGCGGGCCGCGGCGAAGCAGGCCGTGCGGATGCTGCGCGCGGACGGCGGCACGGCGATGGGCCGGTGGCTGGCGTTGGCCGACGACCTGCTCGCCGGGTTCGAGGGCGGGCCGAGGCACGCGATCCTGGTGACCGACGGCGAGAACCAGCACGAGTCGCCGCGCCGGTTGACGAAGGTGCTCGACGAGGTGGCGGGCCGCTTCACGTGCGACTGCCGCGGGGTGGGCACGGACTGGCAGGTGGCGGAGCTGCGCCGGATCGCCGAGGCGATGCTGGGGACGGTGGACATCGTGGCCGACCCGGACGGGTTGGCCGAGGACTTCCGGTCCATGGCGGCGACCGCGATGGGCAAGGCGCTGGCGGACGTGTCGCTGCGGTTGTGGACGCCGGAGGGCGCGCGTGTGGTGTCGGTCAAGCAGGTGGCGCCGGGGTTGCGGGACCTGACGGGGCGGCGGGTGGAGTCGGGGCCGCGCACGGGCGACTACCCGACCGGGGCGTGGGGCGGCGCGGAGAGCCGCGACTACCACCTGCGGGTGCGGGTGCGGCCGGCCGGGCTGCGCGACCGGATGCTGGCGTCGCGGGTGAGCCTGGTGGGTCCCTCGGGTGACGTGCTGGGGCAGGGCCGGGTGATGGCGGTGTGGACGGAGGACTCGGCGCTGTCGACGCGGATCAGCGTCGAGGTCGCCCACTACACGGGGCAGGCGGAGCTGGCGGAGGCGATCCAGGACGGTCTGGAGGCGCGCAAGGCCGGTGACGTGGGTCGGGCGACGGCGAGGCTGGGCCGGGCGGTGCGGCTGGCCCACGAGTCGGGCAACACCGACACGGCGAAGCTGCTGGCGAAGGTGGTGCAGGTGCAGGACCCGGGGACGGGGACGGTGAAGCTGCGGCCGCAGGTGGCCGACGAGGACGAGATGACGCTGGACAGCCGTTCGACGGTGACCAAGCGGGTCGGGCGGGGTTAGGCGATGGCGACCTGCCCGACCGGGCACGACTCGGCGACCGACGACTACTGCGACGTGTGCGGCACGCCGATGCCGTCCGGGGCCGGGCCGTCGTCCCCGTCGTCCCCGTCCTCTTCGTCGTCGCCGGCGGTGGTCGTGGAGGAGACGTGCGCGGCGTGCGGCGCGGTGCGGGTGGGTCGGTTCTGCGAGGAGTGCGGGCAGGACTCGTCGGGCCCGGTGACGTCGCGGCCGGTGGTGGCCCGGCCGGTGTCGTGGCACGTGGCGGTGGAGGCGGACCGGGCCTACTTCGAGCGGGTGGTGGCGGCGGGCGGGCCGGACGCGGGCGTGGTGGCGTTCCCGCGGTTCTGCCCGCCGCGCCGGTTCGGGCTGTCGGGGCCGCAGGTGTCGATCGGGCGGCGGAGCCGGTCGCGGGGCATCTTCCCGGGGATCGACCTGGTGGGCCCGCCGGAGGACCCGGGCGTCTCGCACCACCACGCGGTGCTGGTGGCGTCGGGTGACGGGTGGGCGGTGGTGGACCTGGGCTCGACGAACGGGACCACGGTCAACGGGGCCGGCACCCCGTTGCCGCCGCACGAACCGCACCCGTTGGAGCCGGGCGACCGGGTCCACGTGGGCGCGTGGACCACCCTCACCCTGCACCGCTGGATCGGCGGGCAGACCTAGCGCGAGCGTGCGCGGGTCTCGACGTGGTGCTCTCCGCCCCGCGCGTCGACAGCCGCGGAGGGCGGGCGGCTCGTTCCCGGAACGCGTCGGCGTGGTCGGCGGCCCAGTGGGCGAAGGTGCGGGCGGGACGGCCGGTGACCCGTTCGACCGCGTCGGTGACGGTGGAGCCGGTGGCGGGGACGTTCGCGTAGAGGCCGAGGACGAAGTCGGCCTTCTCCGCCGGTCCGCCGGGTGCGACGCGGTAGAGCTGCAGCGCCGGCGGTTCGGCGGTCCACAGGGCGCGGGCCCGGTCCGGGGTGAGTTCCTCGAAGCGCAGGTCGCGGCCGGTGGCGGTGGCGAGGTGGCGCACCTTGTCGCGCGGGGTGAGCGCTTCGGGGCCGGTGAGGGTGTAGGTGCGCCCGGCGTGGCCGTCGGTGGTCAGGGCGGTGGCGGCGACGGCGGCGATGTCGGCTTCGTGGACGAGCGCGCTGCGCCGGTCGCCGTGCGGT
It contains:
- a CDS encoding PP2C family serine/threonine-protein phosphatase, which encodes MESCPGCSSPVAAQDRFCEACGRNLRVQRTSVGGPGSQWPPMCACGGEEFDADGFCEQCGRARPSARDRVEFVLPGVAGVSDRGKRRRRNEDSMAFGRVRGRGVAVVVCDGVASSERAEQASQTAVDTAADVLLTGLQAGMDAESSTTDSVVAANEAVGRLARPEAAEVAPSCTFVSAVVTDDSATVGWVGDSRAYLVAEAGAARLTTDDTWAAQLVAEGVLTEEEALTDRRAHVLSRWLGADSGVEAPQTVTFKVETPGLLVLCSDGLWNYVPEPEDLLAVLPRGVPPVEVARELVDVALKAGGHDNITVVVVQLRGGHGA
- a CDS encoding vWA domain-containing protein, whose translation is MALDFAVEVFQNEYLPEGAADVDAIVTVTATGPPAEVVSTDAAEVVIVDTSASMAYPPSKLAAAKQAAVAAVDVLRDGVSFAVVAGTDTARVVYPRARKLAVSDPRSRAAAKQAVRMLRADGGTAMGRWLALADDLLAGFEGGPRHAILVTDGENQHESPRRLTKVLDEVAGRFTCDCRGVGTDWQVAELRRIAEAMLGTVDIVADPDGLAEDFRSMAATAMGKALADVSLRLWTPEGARVVSVKQVAPGLRDLTGRRVESGPRTGDYPTGAWGGAESRDYHLRVRVRPAGLRDRMLASRVSLVGPSGDVLGQGRVMAVWTEDSALSTRISVEVAHYTGQAELAEAIQDGLEARKAGDVGRATARLGRAVRLAHESGNTDTAKLLAKVVQVQDPGTGTVKLRPQVADEDEMTLDSRSTVTKRVGRG
- a CDS encoding FHA domain-containing protein, translating into MATCPTGHDSATDDYCDVCGTPMPSGAGPSSPSSPSSSSSPAVVVEETCAACGAVRVGRFCEECGQDSSGPVTSRPVVARPVSWHVAVEADRAYFERVVAAGGPDAGVVAFPRFCPPRRFGLSGPQVSIGRRSRSRGIFPGIDLVGPPEDPGVSHHHAVLVASGDGWAVVDLGSTNGTTVNGAGTPLPPHEPHPLEPGDRVHVGAWTTLTLHRWIGGQT
- a CDS encoding NAD(P)H-binding protein → MTILVTGATGTVGRHLVTHLLAAGHEVRALSRHPETAGLPDDVEVVRGDTTDVGSLAAAFAGATAAHLINFGHGYRPLDNGDQVAAAARRAGVGRVTLLGGWAEGTLEPAVRASGLAWTQLRPLEFMANTLADWGPPLRAHGVIREPHGDRRSALVHEADIAAVAATALTTDGHAGRTYTLTGPEALTPRDKVRHLATATGRDLRFEELTPDRARALWTAEPPALQLYRVAPGGPAEKADFVLGLYANVPATGSTVTDAVERVTGRPARTFAHWAADHADAFRERAARPPRLSTRGAESTTSRPAHARARSARRSSGAG